The following are encoded together in the Alphaproteobacteria bacterium genome:
- a CDS encoding phytanoyl-CoA dioxygenase family protein produces MFETRHWSELVRDGYTVVSGAIEPRLLHAAQEAASALAALHPGGDWERSKDESWREIRHCAHPAFGAIVHAALDPLTAEILDSAPPLEPVQLAATMPGFAPRARIGRAFHVDGGSGPALGVFNVLLGVALTPVDSDTSGGFHVWPGSHARLAALFARLPVDQPVHWGEAKLAGQKTLRPEARMVVPRLAAGDIVVAHSFIAHGTSANTTDVRRDMIFQRRAAAPLWDPSTQGAARTRFMRDPWAFFRLPV; encoded by the coding sequence ATGTTCGAGACGCGACACTGGTCCGAGCTCGTCCGCGACGGCTACACGGTCGTGTCGGGCGCGATTGAGCCCCGCCTGCTGCACGCGGCGCAGGAGGCGGCGTCGGCGCTCGCCGCGCTGCATCCGGGCGGCGACTGGGAGCGCTCGAAGGACGAGTCGTGGCGCGAGATCCGGCACTGCGCGCATCCCGCATTCGGCGCGATCGTGCATGCGGCGCTCGATCCGCTGACGGCTGAGATCCTCGACAGCGCGCCGCCGCTCGAGCCCGTGCAGCTCGCCGCCACCATGCCCGGCTTCGCGCCGCGCGCCCGCATCGGCCGCGCATTCCATGTCGATGGCGGCAGCGGCCCGGCGCTGGGCGTCTTCAACGTGCTGCTGGGTGTGGCGCTGACGCCGGTCGACTCGGACACTTCGGGCGGCTTCCACGTCTGGCCCGGCTCGCACGCGCGCCTCGCGGCGCTGTTCGCGCGGCTTCCGGTCGACCAGCCGGTCCATTGGGGCGAGGCCAAGCTCGCGGGCCAGAAGACGCTGCGGCCCGAGGCACGCATGGTGGTGCCGAGGCTCGCGGCCGGCGACATCGTCGTCGCGCACAGCTTCATCGCGCACGGCACCTCCGCCAACACGACCGATGTGCGGCGTGACATGATCTTCCAGCGCCGCGCCGCGGCGCCGCTGTGGGACCCGTCCACCCAGGGCGCCGCGCGCACGCGCTTCATGCGCGATCCGTGGGCCTTCTTCCGGCTGCCGGTCTGA
- a CDS encoding CoA transferase, whose translation MTLPLEGIRVIEIGQALAGPLAGALFADMGADVIKIEKPDGGDDARIWGPPYGPDGETSLYFYGQNRGKRSVMLDLKRAADVETLHRLCETSDVLIQNLRPGVVDECGIGPETMLERHPRLIYCSIWAFGYQGPMRMKPGFDALLQAYGGMLSVTGRPEDPPTFCGASINDKATGMFSVIGALAGLRQRDRTGKGCLVDTSLFESAVFWVEGQVNSYIATGNEPKRHGTGGAVIVPYQTFDCADGKAICLAPGNDRLWARCAAVLGHPDWATDPRYAKSGQRVANKDELLPMIAAAMRKKTRAEWMEALEKAGVPNAPANNIGELVATEQLGAVDLVHELAPRDGEPGGLKVVGLPISFDHHRPKSIRAAPKLGEHTAEVLAELDARSKAAE comes from the coding sequence GTGACATTGCCGCTCGAAGGGATCCGCGTCATCGAGATCGGCCAGGCGCTGGCCGGGCCGCTGGCCGGCGCGCTGTTCGCCGACATGGGCGCCGACGTGATCAAGATCGAGAAGCCCGATGGCGGCGACGACGCGCGCATCTGGGGTCCGCCCTACGGGCCGGACGGCGAGACGTCGCTCTATTTCTACGGCCAGAATCGCGGCAAGCGCTCGGTGATGCTCGACCTCAAGCGCGCCGCCGACGTCGAGACGCTGCACCGCCTGTGCGAGACCTCGGACGTCCTGATCCAGAACCTGCGGCCGGGCGTGGTCGACGAATGCGGCATCGGGCCGGAGACGATGCTCGAGCGGCACCCCCGGCTGATCTACTGCTCGATCTGGGCCTTCGGCTACCAGGGGCCGATGCGCATGAAGCCGGGCTTCGACGCGCTGCTGCAGGCCTATGGCGGCATGCTGAGCGTCACCGGCCGGCCCGAGGATCCGCCGACCTTCTGCGGCGCCTCGATCAACGACAAGGCCACCGGCATGTTCAGCGTCATCGGCGCGCTCGCCGGCCTGCGCCAGCGCGACAGGACGGGCAAGGGCTGCCTGGTCGACACGTCGCTGTTCGAGTCGGCGGTGTTCTGGGTCGAGGGCCAGGTCAACTCCTATATCGCCACCGGCAATGAGCCCAAGCGCCACGGCACCGGCGGCGCGGTGATCGTGCCCTACCAGACCTTCGACTGCGCCGACGGCAAGGCGATCTGCCTCGCGCCCGGCAACGACCGGCTGTGGGCGCGCTGCGCGGCGGTGCTGGGTCATCCCGACTGGGCGACCGATCCGCGCTACGCCAAAAGCGGCCAGCGCGTCGCCAACAAGGACGAGCTGCTGCCGATGATCGCCGCGGCGATGCGCAAGAAGACGCGCGCCGAATGGATGGAGGCGCTGGAGAAGGCCGGCGTGCCCAACGCCCCGGCCAACAACATCGGCGAGCTCGTGGCCACCGAGCAGCTCGGCGCGGTCGACCTCGTGCACGAGCTGGCCCCACGCGACGGCGAGCCGGGCGGGCTGAAGGTCGTCGGCCTGCCCATCTCCTTCGACCACCACCGCCCGAAATCCATCCGCGCCGCGCCGAAGCTCGGCGAGCACACCGCCGAAGTGCTCGCCGAACTCGACGCCCGCAGCAAGGCCGCGGAGTAG
- a CDS encoding VOC family protein: MIEVNGLAHVILTVNQWDKARAFYAGLLPFLGMRKVYDGNNFLYHVGGRTAIGIQRAAEDQQEARFNQNRVGLHHLCLRARTREDVDRAAEQVRALGGRIDRGPLEGDWAPGYYYFVFEDPDGIRLEVNFIPGKGLLATDPPLSPSRDPEWNQNVEPPKF, translated from the coding sequence ATGATCGAAGTCAACGGCCTCGCGCACGTCATCCTGACCGTGAACCAGTGGGACAAGGCGCGCGCCTTCTATGCCGGGCTGCTGCCGTTCCTGGGCATGCGCAAGGTCTATGACGGCAACAACTTCCTCTATCACGTGGGCGGGCGCACGGCGATCGGCATCCAGCGCGCCGCCGAGGACCAGCAGGAGGCACGCTTCAACCAGAACCGCGTCGGCCTGCACCATCTCTGCCTGCGCGCGCGCACGCGCGAGGATGTCGATCGAGCGGCCGAGCAGGTGCGCGCGCTGGGCGGGCGCATCGATCGCGGCCCGCTCGAGGGCGACTGGGCGCCGGGCTACTACTACTTCGTGTTCGAGGATCCCGACGGCATCCGGCTGGAGGTGAACTTCATCCCCGGCAAGGGCCTGCTCGCCACCGACCCGCCGCTCAGCCCCAGCCGAGATCCCGAGTGGAACCAGAACGTCGAGCCGCCGAAGTTTTGA
- a CDS encoding FAD-dependent monooxygenase, which translates to MTALTIAVIGGGIGGLSAALALLRAGFDVRVYEQAPRITEIGAGIQISPNASRLLHRLGVRAAMDRVGVLPRGVHQLRWDDGRTLQRAPLGPEVEAAFGAPYYHFHRADLANLLADAMPPDRIHTSHKLVGLEPRGERVVAAFDNGQRIEADALIGADGIHSRVRTALYGPEKPRFTGCVAWRGLVPADRIRHLDIEVVSHNWMGPAAHVVHYWVAGGRMMNVVCVVERGDWTQESWTDRGEVADVLARYEGWHPMVRGLIAAFPETYVWALHDRAELPRWSDRRVTLLGDACHPMLPMMAQGAAQAIEDGAALASLLAATPDDVPGALKRYETLRKPRASRLQELSRANRVRFHLPDGPEQAKRDEAMRNSGDRSLANIAWLYEHDAFVIPSEARNLDPSLRSG; encoded by the coding sequence ATGACAGCGCTCACCATCGCCGTCATCGGTGGCGGCATCGGCGGGCTGTCGGCGGCGCTGGCGCTGCTGCGCGCCGGCTTCGACGTGCGGGTCTACGAGCAGGCGCCGCGCATCACCGAGATCGGCGCCGGCATCCAGATCAGCCCCAACGCCTCGCGCCTGCTGCACCGGCTGGGTGTGCGCGCGGCGATGGATCGCGTCGGCGTGCTGCCCCGCGGCGTGCACCAGCTTCGCTGGGACGATGGCCGTACCCTGCAGCGCGCGCCGCTCGGGCCGGAGGTCGAGGCGGCGTTCGGCGCGCCCTACTACCATTTCCACCGCGCCGACCTCGCCAACCTGCTGGCCGACGCCATGCCGCCTGACCGCATCCACACCAGCCACAAGCTGGTCGGGCTCGAGCCCAGGGGCGAGCGCGTCGTCGCGGCCTTCGACAACGGGCAGCGCATCGAGGCCGACGCGCTGATCGGCGCCGACGGCATCCATAGCCGCGTGCGCACGGCGCTCTACGGACCGGAGAAGCCGCGCTTCACCGGCTGCGTCGCCTGGCGCGGGCTGGTGCCCGCCGATCGCATCCGCCATCTCGACATCGAGGTGGTGTCGCACAACTGGATGGGCCCGGCGGCGCATGTCGTGCACTACTGGGTCGCCGGCGGGCGCATGATGAACGTGGTCTGCGTCGTCGAGCGCGGCGACTGGACCCAGGAATCGTGGACCGATCGCGGCGAGGTCGCCGACGTGCTGGCGCGCTACGAGGGCTGGCACCCGATGGTGCGCGGCCTGATCGCGGCGTTTCCCGAGACCTATGTCTGGGCGCTGCACGATCGCGCCGAGCTGCCGCGCTGGAGCGACCGGCGCGTCACCCTGCTGGGCGACGCCTGCCATCCCATGCTGCCGATGATGGCGCAGGGTGCGGCGCAGGCGATCGAGGACGGCGCGGCGCTGGCGTCCCTGCTGGCCGCGACGCCCGACGACGTGCCCGGCGCGCTGAAGCGCTACGAGACGCTGCGCAAGCCGCGCGCCAGCCGCCTGCAGGAACTCTCGCGCGCCAACCGCGTGCGCTTCCACCTGCCCGACGGGCCGGAGCAGGCCAAGCGCGACGAGGCGATGCGCAATAGCGGCGACCGCTCGCTCGCGAATATCGCATGGCTGTATGAGCACGATGCCTTTGTCATTCCGAGCGAAGCGAGGAATCTAGATCCCTCGCTGCGCTCGGGATGA
- a CDS encoding NAD(P)H-dependent oxidoreductase has translation MARLLYVVGSPRGATSRSNTVAAAYVEAFRAHHPDFTIDTLDLWREELPVFDDQMVAAKLAVMRQGRPDDAQRAAWQSVLAVVERFRGAERYVFSVPMWNGSIPYRLKHYIDVIMQPGLLFNLDRAQGYSGLLRDKRATVVYSAGIYAPGKPPQFGADFQVSYFDWWLHEAGITDIDTIRLPPLASAGDVSEALARASDEARALAVR, from the coding sequence ATGGCGCGTCTTCTCTATGTCGTGGGCTCGCCGCGCGGCGCCACCTCGCGCTCCAACACCGTCGCCGCGGCCTATGTCGAGGCGTTCCGCGCCCACCACCCCGACTTCACGATCGACACCCTCGACCTGTGGCGCGAGGAGCTGCCGGTCTTCGACGACCAGATGGTCGCCGCCAAGCTCGCGGTGATGCGCCAGGGCCGGCCCGACGACGCCCAGCGCGCGGCGTGGCAATCCGTGCTCGCCGTCGTCGAGCGCTTCCGCGGCGCCGAGCGCTATGTCTTCAGCGTGCCGATGTGGAACGGCTCGATCCCCTACCGGCTGAAGCACTACATCGACGTCATCATGCAGCCCGGCCTGCTGTTCAACCTCGACCGCGCCCAGGGCTACTCGGGCCTGCTGCGCGACAAGCGCGCCACGGTGGTCTACAGCGCCGGCATCTACGCGCCGGGCAAGCCACCGCAATTCGGCGCCGATTTTCAGGTATCCTATTTCGACTGGTGGCTGCACGAGGCCGGGATCACCGACATCGACACCATCCGCCTGCCGCCGCTGGCCTCGGCGGGCGACGTCTCCGAAGCGCTGGCCAGGGCATCCGACGAGGCGCGCGCCCTCGCGGTTCGATAG
- a CDS encoding LLM class flavin-dependent oxidoreductase, translated as MKFGIFYEHQLPRPWNALSEYQLLQDSLSQIELADRLGYDYAWEVEHHFLEEYSHSSAPEVFLGAASQRTRRIRLGHGVIQLTTNQPHRVAEKVATLDLLSGGRVDLGMGEAAGPAELHPFNIRVRDKRERWEEAVKAIIPMFTRESWEFHGQYYDFPARNVIPKPYQKPHPPLWVACSNIQTIGKAGEWGMGALGFTFVTPEAARAWVHKYYNNLLNNPRKLADYPSNANVAMVSGFMCAATDAEAEAKAAGWTFFIFALSYYGRKGVDAPGTSDLWQEYQSWKGGPEEKKALESGLIGSPETIRRKLRQFQQSRVDQVILLNQAGRTSHQDICESLELFAKEVMPEFHAAEAEHADWKRKVLSREIVLEDLDVQKYDIYSHQNEHIVRLTPEQLKAKMAGKEAATKTTAKAGDD; from the coding sequence ATGAAGTTCGGCATCTTCTATGAGCACCAGCTGCCCCGGCCGTGGAACGCGCTGAGCGAGTACCAGCTGCTGCAGGATTCACTGAGCCAGATCGAGCTCGCCGACCGGCTGGGCTACGACTACGCCTGGGAGGTCGAGCATCATTTCCTCGAGGAGTACTCGCACTCCTCTGCGCCCGAGGTCTTCCTCGGCGCCGCCAGCCAGCGCACCCGGCGCATCCGGCTGGGCCACGGCGTGATCCAGCTCACCACCAACCAGCCGCATCGCGTCGCCGAGAAGGTCGCGACCTTGGACCTGCTGAGCGGCGGGCGCGTCGATCTCGGCATGGGCGAGGCGGCCGGGCCGGCCGAGCTGCATCCCTTCAACATCCGCGTGCGCGACAAGCGCGAGCGGTGGGAAGAGGCGGTCAAGGCCATCATCCCGATGTTCACCAGGGAGAGCTGGGAGTTCCACGGCCAGTACTACGACTTCCCGGCGCGCAACGTCATTCCCAAGCCCTACCAGAAGCCGCACCCGCCGCTGTGGGTGGCGTGCTCCAACATCCAGACCATCGGCAAGGCCGGCGAATGGGGCATGGGCGCGCTGGGCTTCACCTTCGTCACCCCGGAGGCGGCGCGGGCCTGGGTCCACAAGTACTACAACAACCTGCTGAACAACCCGCGCAAGCTCGCCGACTACCCGAGCAATGCCAACGTGGCGATGGTGTCGGGCTTCATGTGCGCGGCCACGGACGCGGAGGCCGAAGCCAAGGCGGCGGGCTGGACGTTCTTCATCTTCGCGCTCAGCTACTATGGCCGCAAAGGCGTCGACGCGCCCGGCACCTCGGACCTGTGGCAGGAGTACCAGAGCTGGAAGGGCGGACCGGAGGAGAAGAAGGCGCTGGAGTCCGGCCTGATCGGCTCGCCAGAGACCATCCGCAGGAAGCTGCGCCAGTTTCAGCAAAGCCGGGTCGACCAGGTGATCCTGCTGAACCAGGCCGGCAGGACCAGCCACCAGGACATCTGCGAATCGCTCGAGCTCTTCGCCAAGGAGGTCATGCCGGAGTTCCACGCCGCGGAGGCCGAGCACGCCGACTGGAAGCGCAAGGTGCTGTCGCGAGAGATCGTGCTCGAGGATCTCGACGTGCAGAAATACGACATCTACAGCCACCAGAACGAGCACATCGTGCGCCTGACGCCCGAGCAGCTGAAGGCCAAGATGGCCGGGAAGGAAGCCGCGACGAAGACGACGGCCAAGGCGGGCGACGACTGA
- a CDS encoding glycosyltransferase: MAFSHSFVVPSYNHGQFIGETIESLLNQELPGSEIVVCDDHSTDNSRDVIERYRDRIRIVHPPHRMGMMPNYNFATAQATGEWVSLLGSDDRAQPGFARLIREGAARTPNTVVVTGDYDQIDGEGRRIRTERVLSVRPVTRPPETFYTQLAAPKVPPVANAFHRPSWEKVGGFPEKATLIGDWGLWLRLAPLGDFVHVAQPLAEYRVSYRPNIAYERRIEALRDDVYIVLTLIPEIAGQIPNVDMKYVAMASRVRLRSLIAGYSKLLKPDDRAFAVEILRDWAARTRLEHMLERFARGETIASGWRDSTLRRILRDIYKALRR, translated from the coding sequence ATGGCCTTCAGCCATTCCTTCGTGGTGCCGTCCTACAATCACGGCCAGTTCATCGGCGAGACCATCGAGTCGTTGCTGAACCAGGAGCTGCCGGGCTCCGAGATCGTCGTCTGCGACGATCACAGCACCGACAATTCGCGCGACGTGATCGAGCGTTATCGCGACCGCATCCGCATCGTCCATCCGCCGCATCGCATGGGCATGATGCCGAACTACAATTTCGCCACGGCGCAGGCGACCGGCGAATGGGTGTCGCTGCTGGGCTCCGACGATCGCGCGCAGCCCGGCTTCGCACGCCTGATCCGCGAGGGTGCCGCGCGCACGCCCAACACCGTGGTGGTCACCGGCGATTACGACCAGATCGACGGCGAGGGCCGCAGGATCCGCACCGAGCGGGTGCTGTCGGTGCGGCCGGTCACCCGGCCGCCGGAGACGTTCTATACCCAGCTCGCCGCGCCCAAGGTGCCGCCGGTGGCCAACGCCTTCCATCGCCCGTCGTGGGAGAAGGTCGGCGGCTTTCCCGAGAAGGCGACCCTGATCGGCGACTGGGGCCTGTGGCTGCGGCTGGCGCCGCTGGGCGATTTCGTGCACGTCGCGCAGCCGCTGGCCGAGTACCGCGTCAGCTACCGGCCCAACATCGCCTACGAGCGCCGCATCGAGGCGCTGCGCGACGACGTCTACATCGTGCTGACCCTGATCCCGGAGATCGCCGGGCAGATCCCCAACGTCGACATGAAGTATGTCGCGATGGCCAGCCGCGTGCGGCTGCGCTCGCTGATCGCCGGCTACAGCAAGCTGCTGAAGCCCGACGACCGCGCCTTCGCCGTCGAGATCCTGCGCGACTGGGCGGCCCGCACGCGGCTCGAGCACATGCTCGAGCGCTTCGCCCGCGGCGAGACCATCGCCTCCGGCTGGCGCGACAGCACCCTGCGCCGCATCCTGCGCGACATCTACAAGGCGCTCAGGCGCTGA
- the pip gene encoding prolyl aminopeptidase → MPRSENPLRSELFPDIVPYASGMLQVDPRHTLYWEQSGNPEGVPVVFLHGGPGAGSAPVHRRFFDPAFYRVVIFDQRGSGRSLPLGDVTDNTTAHLIDDLEKLRRHLGIAQWLLFGGSWGSTLALAYASRHAERCIGFILRGIFLGRDSEVQWFLHGMRNIFPEAWREFAEHLPPSERSDLLAAYYRRLTDPDPVRHRAAARAWSRYEATCSTLYPSARGALEADGGGFALALARIEAHYFINRVFLAEGWPWRDINRFRHLPCTIVQGRYDAVCPPVTADELVRAWPEARYVVVPDAGHSALEPGIRAALVNATENYRLSRYSTDLFLPRFPWQE, encoded by the coding sequence ATGCCGCGGTCGGAGAACCCCTTACGGTCGGAGCTGTTCCCCGACATCGTGCCGTACGCCTCCGGCATGCTGCAGGTCGATCCCCGCCACACGCTGTACTGGGAGCAGAGCGGCAATCCCGAGGGCGTGCCGGTCGTCTTCCTGCACGGCGGGCCGGGCGCCGGCTCGGCGCCGGTGCATCGGCGCTTCTTCGATCCCGCCTTCTACCGCGTGGTCATCTTCGACCAGCGCGGCTCGGGCCGCTCGCTGCCGCTGGGCGACGTCACCGACAACACCACGGCGCACCTGATCGACGATCTGGAGAAATTGCGGCGGCATCTGGGCATCGCGCAGTGGCTGCTGTTCGGTGGCTCGTGGGGCTCGACCCTGGCGCTGGCCTACGCCTCGCGCCATGCCGAGCGCTGCATCGGCTTCATCCTGCGCGGCATCTTCCTGGGCCGCGACAGCGAGGTGCAGTGGTTCCTGCACGGCATGCGGAACATCTTCCCCGAGGCCTGGCGCGAATTCGCCGAGCACCTGCCGCCCAGCGAGCGCTCCGACCTGCTGGCCGCCTATTACCGGCGGCTGACCGATCCCGACCCGGTGCGCCACCGCGCCGCGGCGCGCGCCTGGAGCCGCTACGAGGCGACCTGCTCGACGCTCTACCCCAGCGCGCGCGGCGCGCTGGAGGCCGATGGCGGCGGCTTCGCCCTGGCGCTGGCGCGCATCGAGGCGCACTACTTCATCAACCGCGTCTTCCTCGCCGAAGGCTGGCCGTGGCGCGACATCAATCGCTTCCGCCACCTGCCCTGCACCATCGTGCAGGGCCGCTACGACGCGGTCTGCCCGCCGGTCACCGCCGACGAGCTGGTGCGGGCCTGGCCGGAGGCGCGCTACGTCGTCGTGCCCGACGCCGGCCACTCCGCGCTCGAGCCCGGCATCCGCGCCGCCTTGGTGAACGCCACCGAGAACTACCGCCTCTCGCGCTACAGCACCGACCTCTTCCTGCCCCGCTTCCCCTGGCAGGAGTGA
- a CDS encoding M48 family metalloprotease has translation MAAQLRGILSWIAFRDRQRRRAAGPLRLVLALLLAAGLAACQTPQSNGRASTPGEGRAQAANDPASIYVRGVFDRLVTASGEQRNWNISVLNIPDVNAFALPDGRVYVTRGLLVLLDNEAQLAAVVGHEMAHVTARHAEQRRALRQRNVEAAVSVARTTGDPRLARDVVALGVLDERAYSRDQEFEADRIGIAMIGRAGYDVDAAIAALTRLREHDLLEARLASRSPDAIDSAANMMSTHPRTIDRVKAARDLVASRRAGGEVNRDKYLDAIDGMLFGDEPRQGFVRGRSFLHPEMGFAFTVPPGYRLRNSPSSVMALGPDESGMLFTCRPGAGEGPMVDTMRRLLPSVSLADARATTINGMEAAIGRRPRGAGQDEDFRVVAIRFTPNVCVFLMRSTAFKQPDRGEEMVRAAQSFRRLAQNERAELRPFRLKVHTVAAGDTPRSIAARMPLGESSLDWFSTLNGLQPGASLQPGQRVKTVVMD, from the coding sequence ATGGCGGCGCAGCTGCGCGGAATTCTCTCCTGGATTGCCTTTCGCGACCGGCAGCGCCGGCGTGCCGCCGGCCCGCTGCGCCTCGTCCTGGCGCTGCTCCTCGCCGCCGGACTCGCCGCCTGCCAGACGCCGCAGTCGAACGGCCGGGCGTCAACGCCGGGCGAGGGTCGCGCCCAGGCGGCCAATGATCCGGCCTCGATCTATGTCCGCGGCGTGTTCGACCGCCTGGTCACGGCCAGCGGCGAGCAGCGCAACTGGAACATCTCCGTGCTCAACATCCCCGACGTCAACGCCTTCGCGCTGCCCGACGGGCGGGTCTACGTGACGCGCGGCCTGCTGGTGCTGCTCGACAACGAGGCGCAGCTTGCCGCCGTGGTCGGCCACGAGATGGCGCATGTCACGGCGCGCCACGCCGAGCAGCGCCGCGCCCTGCGCCAGCGCAACGTCGAGGCCGCCGTCTCGGTGGCGCGCACCACCGGCGACCCGCGGCTGGCGCGCGACGTGGTGGCGCTGGGCGTGCTCGACGAGCGCGCCTATTCGCGCGACCAGGAATTCGAGGCCGACCGCATCGGCATCGCCATGATCGGGCGCGCCGGCTACGACGTCGACGCCGCAATCGCGGCGCTGACGAGGCTGCGCGAGCACGACCTGCTCGAGGCGCGGCTGGCTAGCCGCTCGCCCGACGCCATCGATTCCGCCGCCAACATGATGTCGACGCATCCCCGCACGATCGATCGCGTCAAGGCGGCGCGCGATCTGGTGGCGTCGCGGCGGGCCGGCGGCGAGGTCAACCGCGACAAGTACCTCGACGCCATCGACGGCATGCTGTTCGGCGACGAGCCGCGCCAGGGCTTCGTGCGCGGCCGCTCCTTCCTGCACCCGGAGATGGGCTTCGCCTTCACCGTGCCGCCGGGCTATCGCCTGCGCAACAGCCCGAGCTCGGTCATGGCGCTGGGTCCCGACGAGTCGGGCATGCTGTTCACCTGCCGGCCCGGCGCCGGGGAGGGGCCGATGGTCGACACCATGCGCCGGCTGCTGCCTTCGGTGAGCCTGGCCGACGCGCGCGCCACGACGATCAACGGCATGGAGGCGGCGATCGGCCGCCGTCCGCGCGGCGCCGGCCAGGACGAGGATTTCCGCGTCGTCGCCATCCGCTTCACGCCCAATGTCTGCGTCTTCCTGATGCGCTCGACCGCCTTCAAGCAGCCCGACCGCGGCGAGGAGATGGTGCGCGCGGCGCAGAGCTTCCGCCGCCTCGCCCAGAACGAGCGCGCCGAGCTGCGGCCGTTCAGGCTGAAGGTGCACACCGTCGCCGCCGGCGACACGCCGCGCAGCATCGCCGCGCGCATGCCGCTGGGCGAGAGCTCGCTCGACTGGTTCAGCACGCTCAACGGCCTGCAGCCCGGCGCGAGCCTGCAGCCCGGGCAGCGGGTGAAGACGGTCGTGATGGATTGA
- the groL gene encoding chaperonin GroEL (60 kDa chaperone family; promotes refolding of misfolded polypeptides especially under stressful conditions; forms two stacked rings of heptamers to form a barrel-shaped 14mer; ends can be capped by GroES; misfolded proteins enter the barrel where they are refolded when GroES binds), protein MAAKEVRFSTEARERILRGVDILANAVKVTLGPKGRNVVLDKSFGAPRISKDGVTVAKEIELADKFENMGAQMVREVASKTSDVAGDGTTTAVVLAQAIVREGAKAVAAGMNPMDLKRGIDMAVDAVVADIKSRAHKVTRNDEIAQIATISANGDTEIGRYLAEAMERVGNEGVISVEEAKALTTEMEVVEGMQFDRGFVSPYFVTDPEKMRAELEDAYVLIHEKKLSSLQSMLPVLEAVVQSGKPLLIVAEEIEGEALATLVVNKLRGGLKVAAVKAPGFGDRRKAMLEDIATLTGGTMIAEDLGIKLEKVTLQMLGRAKRVSIDKDNTTIVQGAGSKDAIKSRITQIKAQIEETTSDYDREKLQERLAKLAGGVAVIRVGGATEVEVKERKDRVDDALHATRAAVEEGILPGGGVPLLRAARALDKLTPVNADQRAGIDIVRRAIQAPARQIAVNAGEDGSLIIGRLLEKGQYSWGYNAATGVYEDLVQIGVIDPAKVVRTALQDAASIAGLLITTEALVAEIPKKDSTPAMPPDGDY, encoded by the coding sequence ATGGCCGCCAAGGAAGTCAGGTTCTCCACCGAAGCGCGCGAGCGGATTCTGCGCGGCGTCGACATCCTCGCCAACGCGGTGAAGGTGACGCTGGGTCCGAAGGGCCGCAACGTCGTGCTCGACAAGAGCTTCGGCGCGCCGCGCATCTCCAAGGACGGCGTGACGGTCGCCAAGGAGATCGAGCTCGCCGACAAGTTCGAGAACATGGGCGCGCAGATGGTGCGCGAGGTCGCCAGCAAGACCAGCGACGTGGCCGGCGACGGCACCACGACGGCGGTTGTGCTCGCCCAGGCGATCGTCCGCGAGGGCGCCAAGGCGGTGGCCGCCGGCATGAACCCGATGGATCTCAAGCGCGGCATCGACATGGCCGTGGACGCCGTGGTCGCCGACATCAAGAGCCGTGCCCACAAGGTCACCAGGAACGACGAGATCGCGCAGATCGCAACCATCTCGGCCAACGGCGATACCGAGATCGGCCGTTATCTCGCCGAGGCGATGGAAAGGGTCGGCAACGAAGGCGTGATCAGCGTCGAGGAGGCCAAGGCGCTGACCACCGAGATGGAGGTGGTGGAGGGCATGCAGTTCGACCGCGGCTTCGTCTCGCCCTACTTCGTCACCGATCCCGAGAAGATGCGGGCCGAGCTCGAGGACGCCTATGTGCTGATCCACGAGAAGAAGCTCTCGAGCCTGCAGTCGATGCTGCCGGTGCTCGAGGCCGTGGTGCAGTCGGGCAAGCCGCTGCTGATCGTCGCCGAGGAGATCGAGGGCGAGGCGCTGGCCACGCTGGTGGTCAACAAGCTGCGCGGCGGCCTGAAGGTCGCGGCGGTGAAGGCGCCGGGCTTCGGCGACCGCCGCAAGGCGATGCTCGAGGACATCGCCACCCTCACCGGCGGCACGATGATTGCCGAGGATCTCGGCATCAAGCTCGAGAAAGTGACGCTGCAGATGCTGGGCCGTGCCAAGAGGGTCTCGATCGACAAGGACAACACCACGATCGTGCAGGGCGCCGGCTCGAAGGACGCCATCAAGAGCCGCATCACGCAGATCAAGGCGCAGATCGAGGAGACCACCTCGGACTACGACAGGGAGAAGCTGCAGGAGCGGCTGGCCAAGCTGGCGGGCGGCGTCGCGGTGATCCGCGTCGGCGGCGCCACCGAGGTCGAGGTCAAGGAGCGCAAGGATCGCGTCGACGACGCGCTGCATGCCACGCGCGCGGCGGTCGAGGAAGGCATCCTGCCCGGCGGCGGCGTGCCGCTGCTGCGCGCCGCCAGGGCGCTCGACAAGCTAACGCCGGTGAACGCCGACCAGAGGGCCGGCATCGACATCGTGCGGCGCGCCATCCAGGCGCCGGCGCGTCAGATCGCCGTCAACGCCGGCGAGGACGGCTCGCTGATCATCGGCCGCCTGCTGGAGAAGGGCCAGTACAGCTGGGGCTACAACGCCGCCACCGGCGTGTACGAGGATCTGGTGCAGATCGGCGTGATCGACCCCGCCAAGGTGGTGCGCACCGCACTGCAGGACGCCGCCTCCATCGCCGGACTGCTGATCACGACCGAGGCCCTGGTGGCCGAGATCCCGAAGAAGGACAGCACGCCGGCGATGCCGCCGGACGGGGACTATTAG